TCCCCCATAACGGATTACCGTGTATCCTGATTGAACCCTCTTATATGATGTCGGGCCGCCGAGACGACAGAATCGCCTTTTTTGCGGCAATATCACTGGACTCACTACATCAGTTACTGACTTGCTTTGAAAATAATGGACCCCCGCGGATTGAATGGACTTTAAAGCATTTGAATATTCATCAAATTCCATTTGCGAGCAGAACCAGCATCACAGCACCTTCCTTTTGACCATTCTGTAAACAATTAGTCATGATTACACGTTCAATACAccgaatattttatttcattcgcacccaAAATTCAATTAAAGACTACAAATTGCAGCACAACTTTCATGGCTTCGCAAAATAGCTCCGCACCTTCCGTTTGACCATCAAATTCATCATATAAATACATCATCGTTAAGCATTCAGTTCAATTCAATCCACACCAAAAATTTCCAATTCAAGCAGTGAGTTGTGCAGTCTATTCCTTTTCTGCACTCTCTTTCTCTACAACACTAACACCGTTCTATTAGTTTTAAGTTTAACATTAATTACTCAAAAATGGAAGGCCGCCTCCGCCAGTCAAAGTCCAAGGCATCCGCCACCGCTGATGAGTCCTCATCCCTCAAGGCATCGGACGCCGTATCGCTACCGGTGTACCTGACAAACGCCTTCTTCTTCACTGTATTCTTCTCGGTGGTATACTTTCTGCTGCTCCGGTGGCGTGAGAAGATCCGTAACTCCACACCTCTCCACGTGGTTAGTCTCTCTGATATTGGAGCCATCGTGACGTTCGTGGCCTCATTCATCTACCTTGTCGGCTTCTTCGGCATCGGCTTCGTCCAGTCCATCATCATTCCCCGCGCTCCAGACGAGGAGGACGAATTCGAGCAGGTGATGGTGAAAGAGGATTCACCGAAACTCCCCTGCGCTGCCGCTCCCAAATCCGATGATGATATTCTTAAGATTTGTAAGAAGATTGAGGTTAGCGCCGACGACGAGGAAATTATCAAGTCTGTGGTGGAGGGGAAGATCCCCTCTTATGCCCTAGAATCGAAGCTGGGAGACTGCCGCCGTGCGGCCGCCATCCGCCGTGAGGCATTGCAACGCAACACAGGAAAATCCCTAGAGGGGCTGCCCTTGGAGGGCTTGGATTACGAGTCGATCCTTGGACAGTGCTGTGAAATGCCAGTAGGGTATGTGCAGATTCCAGTGGGCATTGCTGGGCCACTGTTGTTGGATGAATGTGAGTACTCGGTTCCAATGGCCACCACTGAGGGCTGTTTGGTAGCCAGCACCAACAGAGGGTGCAAGGCTATATATGCCTCTGGAGGGGCCACCAGCTCCCTTTACAGAGACGCCATGACAAGGGCTCCTGTCGTCCGATTCGGCTCTGCCAAGAGGGCTGCTGAGCTTAAGCTTTTCCTTGAAGATCCTCTTAATTTTGAGACCCTCTCCCTTGTCTTCAACAGCTCCAGCAGATTTGGAAGGCTGCAGAGCATCAAGTGCGCCGTCGCTGGCAAGAATCTCTACATTCGATTCTCATGCAGCACGGGCGACGCCATGGGAATGAATATGGTTTCTAAGGGTGTTCAAAACACCTTGGACTTCCTTACCAACCAGTTCCCTGATATGGATGTCATGGGTATTTCTGGAAACTACTGCTCCGATAAAAAGCCTGCTGCAGTCAACTGGATTGAAGGGCGTGGCAAGTCAGTTGTGTGTGAGGCCGTAATCCAAGGAGACATTGTCAATAAGGTGCTCAAGACTGATGTTGCTTCCTTGGTGGAGCTTAACATGCTTAAGAATCTCACTGGCTCCGCCGTGGCTGGAGCTCTTGGCGGCTTCAATGCTCATGCTAGCAACATTGTCTCTGCAATCTACATAGCCACCGGACAGGACCCAGCACAGAACATTGAGAGCTCCCACTGCATTACCATGATGGAAGCTGTCAACGATGGCAAGGACCTTCACGTCTCTGTCATCATGCCTTGTATTGAGGTTGGGACCGTAGGTGGTGGGACTCAACTCGCCTCTCAGTCCGCTTGCCTCAATCTTCTCGGTGTCAAGGGAGCCAATAAGGAGGCTCCTGGATCCAACGCCCGCCTTTTGGCCACCATTGTCGCCGGCTCAGTTCTTGCAGGAGAATTGTCTCTCATGTCTGCCATCGCAGCTGGCCAACTAGTCAAGAGCCATATGAAGTACAACAGGTCTAATAAAGATGTTGCTAATATCAAGTCTTGAGTTGATGAAAGAAATAGATTAGCGAGACTCTTGTTTTCATGCAATaacaatctcaatcaaataCTAGCTTagatcttcttcttttttcaatTGTTGATTCTATTCAACCAGTTATTCTTTGATAAAATGTGTCATTGGCCTTTCTTATTATCTATAAGGAACTCTATCGATTTAATAACatagaataataaaatgtgtcaTTGGCCTTTCTTATTGTCTATAAGGAACTCTATCGATTTAATAACATTTTGGGAATTTCCTGTACTCTATAAAACTTGACAACCACTCTTGTGTTGGATAAAATGTTAATTAGTCCCTCCGTGCATGAAAGACAGTATCTATATGATCTCTAAATGCTTTCATAAGACCATCAACATCTCCATCTTCGAAAGAACTTCGTGTAGTTACTTCACACGGCTCAATCAAAGTTCGATAGAGAAAATTATGGTTGGTTTACGAAAGTTGGGCAGTGAGGACTACTATTAATAGGATTTTGCTGAAAATCAGGATTTAGAAATATACTTGTCTTTCGAAGCCCAGTCTCTTTCCTACTTGAGATAgacttcaaaattcaaatcctaTCAGATATAGACCTTTTTCACATTTGTAAAAAGGGTCCTTTGGGTCATAATTAGCATCTTTTGTTcaatctcccattccatcatatttttctcttcttttatttttctcctaCGTTGCCGAATAGAGAACCCTAGGGATCCACAATAGAGAGAATTGAAACTGGTCTTTATCTCATCCAGTTGAATATTTGTCGACGGTGGTATTCGTAAGCCATATGTGGCCAATTTTTGTATTGCTCCTAATTTGTAGTatgaattgtttgaatttttattcTCTAGACGATGAATTTCCTATTAATAGCAATTTAATTCTTCTTtatggattttatttttatctgtATGATTTAGCATGCAACTTCTTAATATAGTAGTGGCGTTAATTCTGATGTCTATTTGACTCAAAGTAAGTAGGAGACATAGTTAAGAAATTCTAGGCTAAAACTGCTCAGGGGATAGCTTGAGAGCGTTTGTGTCATTTCTCTTGGGATTCGTGCCAAGATTATTCATACCTAGGGCCAAAGTCATGTGGAAAACAAATATGAGGCAAAATTGGCGGTCGACAGTCTCGTGAAAGGGATTAACTCGGTGAGTTGCCGCATCTATTATGCAATCATCCTTAAGTCCCGACGGGTTTCTGGGTTGGTTGTGCCTTCGAAGTTGGCGAGCCGCTGGGTTGGCACATGAGGCAAATCGGACGACTTGCTGACTTAGTTAGATTCATCCATTTTGTTTATAGTTTTGCCTTTTGCCTTTTATACATATTTTGGAACCTTTTTCTACATAATCTTTACAAAATTATCAAATATGTTTAATACAGAAACAACTATCATCAtgccaaacaaagaaaaaatgtgATCAAATCTTGCGAAACTActctctaaaaccatgtaaatTCTACGTATATCAACCATATAATCACATTATCAACTATCAACatataaagaaataaattacttCGGACAATATCAAATAATAACATCTAGCATCATAGGATAGTTTAGCATCTGAAGATATCATTGAGTATCATATGATATCATTTAGCATCACACACCACGTTATTGTGCTCGGTCTCGAATCATGAGTACATAGACTGCTAATCGAAGGATCAACATGGGGAGAACAAAGGCTTTGAAGATTCAATATTTGTATAACATATAGTTGCATAATCTTAAGTCTATTATAAATTATGATTGTTGCACATGTTTTCTAGCATATTTCAGCCTCTGGTGGGCCTTCCCATAGGCCTTTTTAAGTCAAAGTATCACTTTTTTGTCATACAAAAGTGCGGCTAAATGTGAGGCCTTACATATATCCTTACTATCAGAATTGGAAATAGAGAAACTAAGTTAAAGAAATGCTTTTGCACAACACAATTCAGTTAAGCCAAATTGCATTTTCTTCTACCGTATTTATTTATCTGCATAATGTATGGTTCTTCTTGCATGTGTGTCGACTATAGGGCACTAAATGCAGCCACAGTCCATGATAGGTTTCACATCCCTACATCGACGAGTTGTTTGGTGAGCTGGTGTTGCACATCATTTCATAAAGCTTGATTTGAGATCTGGATATCACAAAATTCGGATGAGATAAAAGGATATTTACAAAACAACGTTCGGAACTCATGAAGGCCATTTTGAGTTCTTGGCGATAACACTTGTACTCACAAATGTATCATTTACTTATCAGACGTGCATGAACCATTTATTCTCTCAATATTTGCGAAAGTTTGTCATCGTCATTTTGGTGTACAATGCAACTCTAACATTGCACTTGAAGCATTTCTATCGCAGTTTTCAAGGTTTTGGAGGAGCAAAATTTTGTAACAAAAATTACTAAATGCATGTTTTGTCGCCAACCAAAAATATTCTCACCTATTTATTGTATATTTATCTCTTAAGTGAcatctcattttccactaataaattttcaactattttttctttatataaCTCTCTCGCTTTACCAACTTATACATGTCATTCACTTCTAAACTATTTTTTTGGGTCGAACGTAATCACACCGTCTTCCACTAATAAtttttcaactactttttctttctataactCTCTTGCTTTACCAACTTATACATATGATTCACTattgaactatttttttttgggtCGAATGTACTCCCACTGTCCCATTGAAATAgaccatatttccttttttatccgTCCCAgagaaatagtccatatccattcgtggaaacctttttctccttctttttcctttattattTATGGCCCCACAacccactacacaatttcaactacttttttctcattctctcttactttaccaattacaaaTTAAAGCTCATGTTGATGCCAAATgttctatttctatgggacgaagggagcaTATAGTTTTGTGTAGAACTGTAGGGAATAAATTATGCGAAAATACTTTGCGTTTTATAAATTGAATGTCGATTGCATAATATACGCAGAAAAATAGTGAATTGGTAATTTATGAGAGTTTTATACCTCTAAAGTTGAACATGTAACAATACATGAACTTTTGATCATTGCCATCAATGGAGAATACGCACTCTTGGATTCGGATGAGATATTGTGCATACACACAAACTAGTCACAAAGAATCACCCGGTCTTGGTTAGTTCCGGCCCAATTCCTTGCGTAAAAATAACAGTTGTAGTAGTTGTTTGAGCAAAGTAAACTAAAAATACAATTAACATTTTATCAACACAATGGTGGTCGAGTTTCGTACAATAAAAATCCCCGAAATATTATTGAATTGATAGAGTTCCTTACACACAATAGCAAAGGCCAATGACACATTTTACCAAAGAATAACTGATTGAATAGAATCGACAattaaaaaagaagaagatcTAAGCTAGTATTTGATTGAGTCTATTCCCTTCATTATTACAATGGTTAGGATTGTTATTGCATGAAAACAAGAGTCTCGGTAATCTATTTCTTTCATCAACTCAAGACTTGATATTAGCAACATCTTTATTAGACCTGTTGTACTTCATATGGCTCTTGACTAGTTGGCCAGCTGCGATGGCAGACATGAGAGACAATTCTCCTGCAAGAACTGAGCCGGCGACAATGGTGGCCAAAAGGCGGGCGTTGGATCCAGGAGCCTCCTTATTGGCTCCCTTGACACCGAGAAGATTGAGGCAAGCGGACTGAGAGGCGAGTTGAGTCCCACCACCTACGGTCCCAACCTCAATACAAGGCATGGTGACAGAGACGTGAAGGTCCTTGCCATCGTTGACAGCTTCCATCATGGTAATGCAGTGGGAGCTCTCAATGTTCTGTGCTGGGTCCTGTCCGGTGGCTATGTAGATTGCAGAGACAATGTTGCTAGCATGAGCATTGAAGCCGCCAAGAGCTCCAGCCACGGCGGAGCCAGTGAGATTCTTAAGCATGTTAAGCTCCACCAAGGAAGCAACATCAGTCTTGAGCACCTTATTGACAATGTCTCCTTGGATTACGGCCTCACACACAACTGACTTGCCACGCCCTTCAATCCAGTTGACTGCAGCAGGCTTTTTATCGGAGCAGTAGTTTCCAGAAATACCCATGACATCCATATCAGGGAACTGGTTGGTAAGGAAGTCCAAGGTGTTTTGAACACCCTTAGAAACCATATTCATTCCCATGGCGTCGCCCGTGCTGCATGAGAATCGAATGTAGAGATTCTTGCCAGCGACGGCGCACTTGATGCTCTGCAGCCTTCCAAATCTGCTGGAGCTGTTGAAGACAAGGGAGAGGGTCTCAAAATTAAGAGGATCTTCAAGGAAAAGCTTAAGCTCAGCAGCCCTCTTGGCAGAGCCGAATCGGACGACAGGAGCCCTTGTCATGGCGTCTCTGTAAAGGGAGCTGGTGGCCCCTCCAGAGGCATATATAGCCTTGCACCCTCTGTTGGTGCTGGCTACCAAACAGCCCTCAGTGGTGGCCATTGGAACCGAGTACTCACATTCATCCAACAACAGTGGCCCAGCAATGCCCACTGGAATCTGCACATACCCTACTGGCATTTCACAGCACTGTCCAAGGATCGACTCGTAATCCAAGCCCTCCAAGGGCAGCCCCTCTAGGGATTTTCCTGTGTTGCGTTGCAATGCCTCACGGCGGATGGCGGCCGCACGGCGGCAGTCTCCCAGCTTCGATTCTAGGGCATAAGAGGGGATCTTCCCCTCCACCACAGACTTGATAATTTCCTCGTCGTCGGCGCTAACCTCAATCTTCTTACAAATCTTAAGAATATCATCATCGGATTTGGGAGCGGCAGCGCAGGGGAGTTTCGGTGAATCCTCTTTCACCATCACCTGCTCGAATTCGTCCTCCTCGTCTGGAGCGCGGGGAATGATGATGGACTGGACGAAGCCGATGCCGAAGAAGCCGACAAGGTAGATGAATGAGGCCACGAACGTCACGATGGCTCCAATATCAGAGAGACTAACCACGTGGAGAGGTGTGGAGTTACGGATCTTCTCACGCCACCGGAGCAGCAGAAAGTATACCACCGAGAAGAATACAGTGAAGAAGAAGGCGTTTGTCAGGTACACCGGTAGCGATACGGCGTCCGATGCCTTGAGGGATGAGGACTCATCAGCGGTGGCGGATGCCTTGGACTTTGACTGGCGGAGGCGGCCTTCCATTTTTGAGTAATGTCACTGAGTTAAGGGAGAGACAGTTGGTATTGGTAGAATAGGATGGACTCCCACTGTTGGCAAGCTTGAACTGGAAATTTGTAgtgaattgaattgaatgatTACTGATGTATTTATATGGTAAATTGTTGGTCAAAAGGAAGGTGCGATTTAGTTTcaaattgtaatttttaattgaatttacgCGTCAATTAAATGGAAAGTTGTATATGTATTGAA
This sequence is a window from Salvia splendens isolate huo1 chromosome 14, SspV2, whole genome shotgun sequence. Protein-coding genes within it:
- the LOC121763865 gene encoding 3-hydroxy-3-methylglutaryl-coenzyme A reductase-like, which encodes MEGRLRQSKSKASATADESSSLKASDAVSLPVYLTNAFFFTVFFSVVYFLLLRWREKIRNSTPLHVVSLSDIGAIVTFVASFIYLVGFFGIGFVQSIIIPRAPDEEDEFEQVMVKEDSPKLPCAAAPKSDDDILKICKKIEVSADDEEIIKSVVEGKIPSYALESKLGDCRRAAAIRREALQRNTGKSLEGLPLEGLDYESILGQCCEMPVGYVQIPVGIAGPLLLDECEYSVPMATTEGCLVASTNRGCKAIYASGGATSSLYRDAMTRAPVVRFGSAKRAAELKLFLEDPLNFETLSLVFNSSSRFGRLQSIKCAVAGKNLYIRFSCSTGDAMGMNMVSKGVQNTLDFLTNQFPDMDVMGISGNYCSDKKPAAVNWIEGRGKSVVCEAVIQGDIVNKVLKTDVASLVELNMLKNLTGSAVAGALGGFNAHASNIVSAIYIATGQDPAQNIESSHCITMMEAVNDGKDLHVSVIMPCIEVGTVGGGTQLASQSACLNLLGVKGANKEAPGSNARLLATIVAGSVLAGELSLMSAIAAGQLVKSHMKYNRSNKDVANIKS